A genomic segment from Lignipirellula cremea encodes:
- a CDS encoding glycosyltransferase family protein yields the protein MTLAAPVAFFVFNRPEVTQRVYNAIAQARPRTLLLIADGPRNDRAGEAEAVAATRAIVDKVDWPCEVLRNFSAENLGCKQRISSGLDWVFGQVEEAIVLEDDCLPSPAFFPFCDELLERYRYDSRVVSITGDNFQNGHLRTSSSYYFSKYFHCWGWAAWRRTWQTIDVDMATWPAFLAEGNLANLADSIAEEQYWRQIFNAQQQGLTSTWDYAWLYSCMSQGLTATPNKNLVANIGFQANATHTKGDSWLGKLSTGSLGELIHPHAVLRHKAADRQTFESVFQPPPLLKKWRNSLNKRWPGKSVPAA from the coding sequence ATGACGCTTGCCGCTCCTGTGGCATTTTTTGTGTTCAATCGGCCCGAGGTGACACAGCGCGTTTATAACGCGATTGCCCAGGCCCGCCCGCGCACTCTTCTGCTCATCGCTGATGGACCGCGGAACGACCGCGCGGGCGAGGCGGAGGCAGTCGCCGCCACGCGGGCTATCGTCGATAAGGTGGACTGGCCGTGCGAAGTGTTGCGGAACTTCTCCGCAGAGAATCTGGGTTGCAAGCAACGCATTTCCAGCGGTCTCGATTGGGTTTTCGGGCAGGTCGAGGAAGCGATAGTGCTGGAAGACGATTGCCTGCCGTCTCCGGCGTTTTTCCCCTTTTGCGACGAGCTGCTGGAGCGTTATCGATACGACTCCCGCGTGGTTTCGATCACGGGCGACAATTTTCAGAACGGGCATTTGCGGACTTCGTCCAGCTACTATTTTTCCAAATACTTTCACTGCTGGGGCTGGGCCGCCTGGCGCCGGACGTGGCAGACGATCGATGTCGACATGGCGACCTGGCCTGCCTTTCTGGCGGAAGGGAACCTGGCGAATCTTGCCGATTCTATCGCCGAAGAACAATACTGGCGGCAGATCTTTAACGCCCAGCAGCAAGGGCTGACCAGCACCTGGGACTATGCGTGGCTGTATTCGTGCATGTCGCAAGGGCTGACAGCGACGCCCAACAAGAATCTCGTCGCCAACATTGGGTTCCAGGCCAACGCTACCCATACCAAAGGGGACAGCTGGCTCGGGAAGCTTTCGACCGGGTCCCTGGGCGAACTGATCCATCCGCATGCCGTGCTGCGCCACAAAGCCGCCGACCGACAGACGTTTGAGTCTGTTTTTCAGCCGCCGCCGCTGCTGAAGAAGTGGCGAAACTCGCTCAACAAACGCTGGCCGGGCAAGTCAGTTCCGGCGGCGTGA
- a CDS encoding alpha-1,2-fucosyltransferase encodes MNRDVIAMSKLGEMGRFGNQVIQYMFLKTYALQHDLEVQTPPWIGQKLFGCEDRPISASLPEFEELYDKDPQRMMIPRLDAPLRNVDVAGYFQYASAYYQPHQAYIRSLFTPVDAVRRPLEAAVARLRQRGRTIVALHIRRGDYGYGYFYRTPTSWYLRWLESVWSDLDDPVLYIASDDLPNVLGDFKSYSPVTVKDLDIRLRQAPFYPEFFLLSQADVLAIPNSTFSFVAAMLNEKLQAAYRSQLSDQVDGSHFHRFDPWNAPMLDTSARVEDFPQVQGIARPPRRKKFRPLRWLRSYLRERQAASGKGSCNAMAATPRHAVSRSAASAT; translated from the coding sequence ATGAATCGCGACGTGATCGCAATGAGCAAACTGGGAGAAATGGGCCGTTTCGGCAACCAGGTAATCCAGTACATGTTTCTCAAGACATACGCCCTGCAGCACGACCTCGAGGTGCAGACGCCGCCGTGGATTGGCCAGAAACTGTTTGGCTGCGAGGATCGGCCGATCTCCGCGAGCCTGCCGGAATTTGAAGAACTGTACGACAAAGACCCACAGCGTATGATGATCCCTCGGCTCGACGCGCCGCTGCGGAATGTCGATGTGGCCGGGTACTTCCAGTATGCATCGGCTTATTACCAGCCGCACCAGGCGTACATTCGCTCGCTGTTTACGCCCGTCGATGCGGTCCGCCGGCCGCTGGAAGCCGCTGTCGCCCGCTTGCGGCAACGGGGACGAACGATCGTCGCTTTGCACATTCGACGTGGCGATTACGGCTATGGTTACTTTTATCGCACGCCGACGTCATGGTATTTGCGCTGGCTGGAATCCGTCTGGAGCGATCTCGATGATCCCGTGCTGTACATCGCCAGCGACGATCTTCCCAACGTGCTCGGCGATTTCAAGTCGTACTCGCCGGTGACGGTCAAGGATCTGGATATTCGGCTGCGGCAAGCGCCGTTTTATCCTGAATTTTTCCTGCTGTCCCAGGCCGATGTTCTGGCGATCCCCAACAGCACGTTCTCCTTTGTCGCCGCCATGCTGAATGAGAAACTGCAGGCCGCCTATCGGTCCCAGCTGAGCGACCAGGTCGACGGTTCCCACTTCCACCGCTTCGACCCCTGGAATGCCCCCATGCTGGATACGAGCGCTCGGGTGGAAGACTTCCCCCAGGTGCAGGGCATCGCAAGACCTCCGCGCCGCAAAAAATTTCGTCCCCTGCGCTGGCTTCGATCCTATCTGCGTGAACGCCAGGCGGCGTCAGGAAAGGGCAGTTGTAACGCGATGGCGGCTACGCCGCGACACGCTGTCTCTCGCTCGGCTGCGTCGGCTACCTGA
- the rnc gene encoding ribonuclease III has protein sequence MVSSSEIQSDELEEKLAACEQRIGYVFTDKSLLNSALLHASGADHRVQSNERLEFLGDAIFGAVVCEMLFRKFPNYLEGDLTKIKSVVVSRQTCARISDALGLEDFLIVGKGMASTPKVPRSLLADVFESLVAAMYLDGGDEPARAFIVKHIVDEIDRAASDGVMSNYKSQLQQYVQREFGSTPAYQLVNEKGPDHSKCFQIAAQVADDRYHPAWGRNKKEAEQKAACNALAQLRGEPPVFHGVPDYLKAFNGDGEDALSNGKTRADSSTASQEGSGNE, from the coding sequence ATGGTTTCATCCTCGGAAATCCAATCCGACGAGCTGGAAGAAAAGCTGGCTGCCTGCGAACAACGCATCGGTTATGTTTTCACGGACAAATCCCTGCTGAATTCCGCCTTGCTCCATGCCTCCGGCGCCGACCATCGGGTCCAGTCGAACGAGCGCCTGGAGTTTCTGGGCGACGCAATTTTTGGCGCCGTGGTTTGCGAAATGCTGTTTCGCAAGTTCCCCAACTATCTGGAAGGGGATCTGACCAAGATCAAATCGGTCGTCGTTAGTCGGCAGACGTGCGCCCGCATCAGTGATGCGCTTGGCCTGGAAGACTTCCTGATTGTCGGCAAGGGGATGGCTTCCACTCCCAAAGTGCCGCGTTCGCTGCTGGCCGACGTCTTTGAATCGCTGGTCGCGGCCATGTACCTCGACGGTGGGGACGAACCGGCCAGGGCGTTCATCGTAAAGCATATTGTCGACGAAATTGACCGGGCCGCCAGCGATGGCGTCATGAGCAATTACAAATCCCAGCTGCAGCAGTATGTACAGCGGGAATTTGGCTCGACCCCCGCTTATCAGCTGGTCAATGAAAAGGGCCCGGATCACAGCAAGTGCTTTCAGATTGCCGCGCAGGTCGCCGACGATCGTTATCACCCGGCATGGGGACGCAATAAAAAGGAGGCCGAACAAAAGGCCGCCTGTAACGCCCTGGCCCAGTTGCGCGGCGAACCGCCCGTTTTCCATGGCGTTCCTGATTACTTGAAAGCATTTAACGGAGATGGCGAGGACGCCCTTTCCAACGGTAAGACTCGCGCCGATTCTTCTACGGCGTCACAGGAAGGCTCAGGAAATGAGTAA